ATTTAAAATGTTACATTATTACAATAAAATTTTGATTTTGAAAGTAAATCAGCTGTTTTACCTTAATTAAAGCCAAATTCTACTAAAATAAATCTAAATAAATTTTCAGGGGCAATGATGTCACATATGTACTTTGAGCACCCATATTTTGGTGCTTTTTTTATGCTTATTTTTGCTTTTGGTATATTTTTATCTATTATAATTTTTACTAAATTCATAGGTGATAAATTTGCCAATAAAGATGGAGAAAAGCTAAAAAATGCTCTTTATGAGAGTGGTCCAGAAGGGCTTAAGCAGCCAAACCGTATAAATTCTCACTTTTATTTGGTAGCGGTTTTGTTTGTGCTTTTTGATGTGGAGATTGTGCTTATGTTTCCGTGGGCTGTAAATTTTAGATTTTTAGGGATGTTTGGTTTTGTAGAAATGATACTTTTTATCCTACTTCTTGCTTTTGGTTTTATATATGCTTGGCATAAAGGAGCATTAGAGTGGCATTCCATAAAGTAGACTACACAAAAGAAAATGGTCTTCCAGTTGTTTTAACAACTGTTGATAAACTAGTTCAGTGGGGCAGAAGCAACTCTCTTTGGGCGGTTAGTTATGGCTTAGCATGCTGTGCTATTGAGATGATGGCAGCAGGTGGCGGGCGTTATGATTTTGATAGATTTGGGACTATATTTAGAGCTAGTGTTAAACATAGTGAAGTTATGATAATAGCTGGAACTTTAACTAAAAAGCATGCTGAATTTACAAGAAGACTTTATGATGCGATGCCTGAGCCAAAGTGGGTTATAAGCATGGGAAGTTGTGCAAACACAGGCGGTATGTTTAATACCTACTCAACTGTTCAAGGTGTAGATAGAATAATACCAGTTGATATCTATTTGCCAGGCTGTGCACCACGCCCTGAGACTCTACAGTATGCTTTGATGATACTTCAAAAGAAAATTCGCCGCCAAAAGCCAAATAGATCTCAAAAACCAAAAAGGCTAGTGTGATGAGAGATAAATTTATAAAAGATAGAAGTTTAAAAAACTACTACGATGATAGATTTTTTGTAGTTAAAGATAGCAAAAAGCTTGAGGTAGAAGGAAGTGAGTTTGAAGCTGAAATTTTAGCTTTAAAAGACGCTCAAATTTTAAACTCATATATTGAGTTTAATACTTTGGTTGTTTTTATAAATAAAGAGCAAAATTTAAAAGCCTTAAAAGCGTTAAAAGAGTTTGGCTATGAGTGTTTAAGCGAATTAAGTGGGGTGGACTTCGAAAGTGATAAAGGTGGAATAGAGGTCTTTTATCAGCTTTTAAGTATAGAGCATAAAAGAAGAGTTAGGGTTAAGTGTTTTGTAAAAGATGGCGATTTTTTAGAAAGTGTGTGTGAGCTTTACAAAAGCGCAAGATGGGCTGAAAGAGAGCTTTATGATATGCTTGGAGTTTTGATAAAAAACCATCCAAATTTAAAGCGAATCTTAATGCCTGATGACTGGTATGGTCACCCTCTTAGAAAATCCTACCCACTTCAAGGTGATGAAAGAGCTAAGTGGTATGAGATAGATAAAATTTTTGGGCGTGAATATAGAGATGAATTCGGGGAAGAAAACCGCGATTCTAGTTTTGTGGATAGCAAAGATACATTTAATTTCTCAAGACTTTATCACGAGACATATTATGGCGAAGAAAGACCCGATAAGGCCTACCTTCAAGAGTATCAAGAAGAAGGCGGTGTAGCGTTAGTTAAACACCTAAAAAGGGATAAATTTAAAAATATTAAAAGACAGGAGCGAAAATGACTCCTACAAAATTAAGACCTTTTTTTGAAAATATTGAGTTTGAAAAAGATGGCTCTCATATGGTGCTAAATTTCGGTCCTCAGCACCCAGCAGCTCATGGCCAGCTTAGACTTATTTTAGAACTAGATGGCGAAAAGGTTATAAAAGCTGACCCACATGTTGGATATATGCATCGTGGCATGGAGAAAATGGCTGAAAATATGATCTATAGTGAGTTTATTCCTGTAACTGATAGGATTGATTATCTTGCTTCAACTGGGTGTAATTACGGCTTTGCTTTAGCTGTTGAAAAGCTTTGTGGTATTAAAATTCCAAGAAGAGCTGAGGTTATAAGAGTTATACTTTTAGAGCTTAACCGCATAGCTGCACATCTGCTTTATATCGCGACTCAAGCCCTTGATATCGGAGCTATGACGGTATTTTTATATGCTTTTAGAGAGCGTGAGTATGTTTTAGATGCAATTGAGCATTATTGTGGTGCAAGATTAACTCACAATGCCATAAAAATAGGTGGTGTTTTTACAGATCTTCCTGATAATTATTGTAACGAGCTTTTAGAGCTTTGTGATAAGGTGCTTAACGGCGTAAAAGATTATGAGATTATGCTTGATAAAAACAGAATTTGGCTTCTTAGAACTCAAGGCGTTGGTGTTATAACTAAAGATATGGCACTAAATTGGGGCTGTTCTGGAGTCACGCTAAGAGCTAGTGGAGTTCAGTGGGATATAAGAAAAGAAGAGCCTTACTCTATTTATGATGAGCTTGAATTTGATGTGCCTTATGCTACAAGTGGCGATGTTTATGCAAGATTTAAGTGCTATATTGAAGAGATTAGACAAAGCGTTAGAATTTTAAGACAGTGTGTAAAGCTATATCATGAAAGTGATACAGCGATTTTAGCTGATAATCCTGAGTATGTAAATCCAAGCAAAGAGCAAATCATGACACAAAACTACTCTTTAATGCAGCACTTTGTTTTAGTAACACAAGGACTAAAAGCACCAAAAGGCGAAATTTATCAAGCTACTGAGACAAACAAGGGCGAATTTGGCGTATATATCTATTCAACTGGCGATAGCAAACCTTACAGAGTAAAGCTAAGAGCACCTAGTTTTTGGCACTGTGCTATATATGAAGAGCTTTTAGTTGGTGGATATATTGCTGATGTTTCAGCCATTATTTGTTCGACAAATCTTATCTTTGGCGAGGTGGATAGATAATGAAAAGATACGATTTAAGGCATTTGGGCGAAAATTTTAGCATAAGAATGGGTGAAATTTTAAAAAACAGTAGTTATGGCGAAGTTAGCCAGTTTGTCTTTGAAGTTGGAGATTTTAGCTCTGTTCAAAGAAGTGCTGAGTTGGTAAATGCCCTAAATTCAACGCTTTTAAATTCAATAAGATTTAACAGAAGTGACTGGATAGTTACAGTAAAGAAAGGAAAAGTATGAAAGTTTTAAATTTAATACCAATGCTTAGTTTTCAAAGCCCTAAGCTTTTTGCTAAATTTAAAGATGAGGAAATTTTAACTATTAGCCCTATAAAAGATCCAAATTTAAAGGACTTTATCAAGTGTGAGATAGGAAGTTTAAGCTATGTTTTAGCGATGATAGTAGCCGAGCTAGAGCCTAGAATTTATGAGTTTGATATTGGAGAATTAAGCGGCGAAAGTAGCGTTGGAGAAGAGGAAATTCCAGAAATTTTAGAATTTATAGAAAGCTTAGATTATATCTTAGTAGATGATAATGCTCTAAATTTTCACTTTGATAAATCAAGCGTTTTGGCTTTTTTAAATTTAATAGCTTTAAAAAGTGGAGCTAAAATTTTAGGACTAAATGGCGAGATAAATTTAGAAAATGCCAAATTTAGCGAGCTAAAAGAGCTTCCAAATTTTGATGGTGCTGTGGTTTTAAAGCATGATTTAGATGATAAATTTGTAGGCGGACCATATTTCATGGCTAGTTCTAAACTAAAAGATGGCGATATGGTAGAAATTTCAGGCGTTAGGCGAGTTTTTAAGTTAGATAGAGATATAAAAGGAACAGTAGCACTTCTTGGTTTGCCAAAGATAGATAGCTATATCTATGAAATAGCTAAATTTAGCAAGGTTTGAGATGATCTGGATAGATGGAAAAGCCATAAATTGCGATGAGAGCGAGAGCATCTTAAATGTCGCAAGAAAAAATGGAATCTACATTCCTGCTATTTGCTATCTAAGTGGATGTAGTCCAACTCTTGCTTGTAGGCTTTGTATGGTTGAAGCTGATGGCAAAGTAGTTTATAGCTGTAATGCTAAGGCAAAAGATGGTTTAAAAATAACTACAAATAGCCCTGAACTAAACGAAGCTAGAAAAGCTATCATGCAAACTTACTGTGTAAATCACCCTTTAGAGTGTGGTGTGTGTGACCAAAGCGGTGAGTGCGAACTACAAAATATGGTATTTCATATGAAAGTTAGCGAAGTTCCATACGCCATAAAAGATAGCTATAAACCTGTGCAAAAATGGGGAATTGTTGAGTATGAGCCAGCTTTATGTATCGTGTGTGAACGCTGCGTTACAGTTTGTAAGGATAAAATCGGCGAAAACAGGCTAAAAACCGTTCCTAGAAACGCAGACCAGCTACCAAAAGAGTATAAAGATGAGTTGCCAAAAGATGCATATGCTGTGTGGAATAAATTTCAAAAAAGCCTTATAGGTTTAGCAAGCGGCAAAGATTATTTAGAATGTAGCCAGTGTGGCGAGTGTGCGGCGGTTTGTCCTGTGGGGGCTTTGACAGAAAGTCATTTTACTTACACTACAAATGCTTGGGAACTTACAAAAATTCCATCATCAAACCCTCACGCAAGTGATTGTGAACTTATTTATTATGAGATAAAACCAACCAGCATTGAAGATAGAACGCCTAAAATTTATCGAGTTAGTAATGATTTTTTCTTTGGTGAAATAGATAAAGCAGCAAGATTTGGCTATGATTTTAATAATGGCTTTGGCGTTAAAGATGAGATTAAATTTAAAAGTATTGTTGAAAATATCAAAAATGGCACTATAAAAAATATAAAATTTAGTAGCTTTATTACAAACGAAGAGGCTAGAATTTTAGAACTTCTTAGCAAGAAATATGGCTTAAATTTGGTAAATGATGAGGCTAAAAAGTATCAAGAGTTTTTAAATATTTTTAGTGATTATTCAGGCATGACTTTATATAGTGGCGATGTGGATTCTATAAAAGAGGCTGATTTTATCGTTGTAGCTGGAAGTTTTTTAAGGTATGACGCGCCAAATTTAAGCTATAAAGTAAACAATGCTTTAAAGATAAATAAAGCAAGTGGATACTATTTTCACCCTATAGAAGATAGCGTCGTGGAAGGGTATTCTAAAAATTTTAAAACCATAACTCATAAGCCAAATTTAGATATTGAAATTTTGCTTTTTATCTTACAGAAATTTGGTACAAATTTACCTGTTTGGATTGCTGATAAGCTAGTTTATGATGAAAAAGAGATAAAAGACCTAAAAGAAGAAACAACTAAAATGGTAGAATTTTCTAAATTTGCTGAGGTTTTAGGAGTTAATGAAGAGGAATTTGATAAGCTATCAAAGGATAAAAAAACCCCAGTTTTAATCATCGGCGAAGACTATATAAAAAGTAAAAATGCTCCTACTTTAGCAAAGCTTTTAGGATATATACAAAGATTTACTTCGTTTAAAATTATCATCATTCCACCGCGTACAAATTCCTTAGGTGTGGCTAAAATCTGCACTATTAGTAAACCAGATACAAACAAGAAAACCCTAGGATATAATGAAAAAGCAGACTTTGAATTTGGTGTGTATGAGGGCTTAAATGCTCCGTCGTTAAACCAGCAAGAAGGTACTTTTTTAAATTTAGACAGAAGAGTTGTACCTATAAATCCAGCACTTCCATACTACGGATATGAACTAAACGATATAGCAAAAGCTTTAGGTTTGGATGCAAAACACACTATAGATTATAGTGAGAATTTAGGCGACGAGTTTAAAAGCGTTAAATTTGATGATTTAGAAAATTTCTATGATAATGGCGGAAAAAATCACAGAGGCTATAAACTAGAACCAAAAAAAATTGTAGGCGTGATAGATAGCGAGTTTGATATAGAAAATAAAGCTTTAAATTTAGATAGTTTTATCTACCTTGCAAATCCTATTTCTCAGTTTAGCAAATTTACAGCTAGATCAAGCATTGGCGAAGTTGCTTATTTGTATGCTGGGGCTAAATTTTTAAAAGATCATGGTTTGGAAGATAAAGATATCGTAGAAATTAACGGTATAAGTCTAGGTGTGAAGCTTGATAGTGAGATTGAAGGTGCGTATCTGCCTTACTTTGATGATAAGATAGAAGTTGAGAAATTTTTTAAAACTCGCTATGAAAATTTAGAGATAAAAAGGTTAAAAGATGAGTAGTACTGGGTTTTTAATCTTTGAAACTATTATTAAAGCCATAGTTATCCTAGCTGTTATTGCTAGTCTTGCAGGGCTTGGAACTTATGCTGAAAGAAAAGTTTTAGCGTGGATGCAACGCCGAGTTGGACCGCAAATGGTTGGTCCGCTTGGTTTAGCACAAATCGTTGCTGATATGATAAAACTAGCCACAAAAGAAGATCTCATCCCTGCAAACGCTAACAAACTAGCATTTATGTTAGCTCCACTTATCTCGGTTACAGCAGCTTTTGTAGCTCTTGCTCCAGTGCCATTTTTACCTGAATTTAGCATGTTTGGACATACTATCCATCCTATTTTAAGTGATATTGGAGTTGGTGTGTTGTTTGTGTTAGCTGTTAGTTCAACTTGTATATATGGACTAATAATTGGCGGCCTTGCTAGCTATAATAAATACTCACTAATTGCATCAATGAGAGCAGTTTTGCAACTTATAAGTTTTGAAGTTATAAACGGACTTAGTCTTATACCTATTGTTATGATTGTTGGGTCTTTATCTATTATTGACATAGTAAATGCGCAAAGTGGCGGTATTGGCGCTTGGTTTATATGGAAGCAGCCAATTTGCTTTATTATATTTTTAATAGCAAGTTTTGTAGAGTGTAATAGAACGCCATTTTGTTTAACAGAAAATGACCCTGAAATAATAGCTGGTATTACAACGGCTTATTCTGGCATGAGATTTGGTATGTTTTTTATAGCAGAGTATGCTAATATGATAACTTACTCAATTCTTATGTCACTACTGTTTTTGGGTGGTTTTAACTCAGCTTGGTTCGTACCTGGTGGGGTTATGATGATACTAAAGTCAAGCTTTTTCTTCTTTTTATTTTTGTGGACAAGGGCTACTTTTCCACACTTAAGACCTGATCAGTTAATGAGCCTTTGTTGGAAAGTACTACTTCCTCTTAGCTTGGCTATGATTTTTATAACTGGTTTGGTACTGTTATAAGGAGTAGTGATGGAATTTAGATGTCAAAATTGTGGAAGCGGGATTAGTAAGATAAAAAAGCCATTAATTTGTCCAAATTGTAAAACTAAATATATAAGAAAAAAGAGTGCTTGGGCGTTATTGGTTTCTAGAATAATGGAGTTTTTAATAGTTGTTTTAGCTATTTATAGCTCAGTAAAAGTAGGATATTTTTTCATGACAAACTACGCACTTGGCGATATAGCTTATGTTGTAGTAAGTATTGTTTTATTTGTTATGTTTATGGTGGTTTTTTTGTTTTTATACTCTATTTTTGAAGCTAATTTGTTAGTTAAATTTGTTAAGGAAAGTGATGATGGCATACATTGAAGTAGATAAACGAGATGAGATTAGAACAAATTCTGATAGATTTAAAAGATTTCTTAAAAGAACTTTTAGTTTAGAGCTATTTATTGGGCTTGGTCATACTTTTTATCAAATGATTAAAAAAAACAACACCCACACATTTTTATATCCACTTGAAAAGATGGAAGTAGATAGAAGATATAGAGGTGTTCACAATCTTATGCGTATGCTAGAAAGTGGTAGTGATAGATGTATTGGGTGTGGGTTGTGTGCTAAAATTTGCGTTAGTAATTGTATAGATATGGATACATATTTAGATGAGAGTGAGCGAAAGGTAGTTGGTAACTACTCCATAAATTTAGGGCGATGTGTTTATTGTGGTTTATGTGCTGATGTCTGTCCAGAAATAGCAATAGTTCATGGCGGGGAGTATGAGTTAGCAAGCGAACAAAGAGCTTATTACGCGTTTAGGGATGATTTGTTAACTAAAAGCGTAAGAGAACAGAGTGAATTTGAGGGTTATGGTTCACTACCAAAAGATGCTGATGAGAGAGTAAAACTTACTCCAACGGCTTATATAGAGGTTGAGTGATGATAGAACTAGTAGCGTTTTTATTTTTTTCCATCTTGTCAGTTGGGCTTTTTAGTGTGAGTGTGTTTTCAACAAATATTTTATATGCTATGAGTAGTTTAGCTGGTGGGATGATATTTATTTCAGGACTATTTTTTCTTTTAGGGGCTGAGTTTTTAGGAGTTGTACAAATTTTAGTTTATGTCGGTGCTGTGGTTGTTCTTTATTCTTTTTCTATGATGTTTTTTGATGCAAATAAGCTTGTAAAAGAGAACAAAAAAGGCTCTAAAACAATATATACTTTAGCTGTTTTTTCAGCTTTACTTCTTTTTGTGATGGTACTAGCTCCAGTTACAACTGAGCTTAGTGCTGAACTTCCTATTATAGAAGGGGCTGGAAATAGTGATTATCTTGGCAAAGTTGTCTTTACTAAGTATTTGATAGTGTTTGAAATTTCTGCTCTTATGCTTTTAGTAGCGATGATAGCTGGCATTGTTTTGGTTCATAAAGATATGGATAAAAAAGGAGATGCGATATGAGTGTGGGTGTAAATCACTATCTATTTGTCGCTATAGTTATGTTTGTTTTAGGTCTTGTTGGTGTGATGAAAAGAAAAAATCTCTTAATGCTATTTTTTTCAAGCGAGATTATGCTAAATGCTGCAAATTTAGCTCTAGTTGCCATATCAGTTCATCATAAAGACCTTAATGCTCAAGCATTTGCACTTTTTGTTATTGTTATAGCTGCAAGCGAGTTAGCGGTAGGACTTGCTTTACTTATAAGGTTTTATAAAAAAACAGGCTCTATTGAGATAGAAAATTTAAGCAAGGATGCTCTATGATAAATTACATATTAGTAGCTCTTTTTGCACCACTTCTTTCATTTATAATAGCTGGAATTTTTAAGGGTAAAAACCTAATAATAGGCATCATCTGCTCAGGTCTTATAGTAATAAGTGCTATTAGTTCGCTTTTTTTACTAGAGATTGTTAGAAGTGAGGGTGCGTTTGAAGTTTTGATAAAAGACTTTATTTATACAGGTTTTATCAATGTTGATTTTTCTGTTTTGGTTGATAGTGTAAGTGTTGTTATGATGGTTGTTGTAGGAATTGTTGCAAGTGTAGTTCATATATACTCAATTGGCTATATGGAAAAAGATGATGGTTTTAACCGCTTTTTTAGCTATCTTGGACTTTTTGTTTTTTCTATGATGATTTTAGTGATGAGTGATAACTTTGTTGGGCTATTTATTGGATGGGAAGGTGTTGGACTGTGTTCGTGGCTGTTGATTGGTTTTTGGTATGACAAGGCTAATAATAGCTGGTGTGCAAATGAAGCTTTTATAATGAATAGAGTAGCTGATCTTGGAATGCTGCTTGGGATTTTTCTTATTTTTAAATATACAGGTTCTGTAAAGTATGATGTAGTTTTTAAAATGGTGCCAAATTTGCCTAGCTTTGTAGTTGTTTGGATGGGAATTTTCTTGCTAATTGGAGCTATGGGTAAATCAGCTCAGTTTCCATTTCATACATGGTTAGCTGATGCGATGGCTGGACCGACGCCTGTTTCAGCACTAATCCATGCAGCTACTATGGTAACAGCTGGAGTTTATCTTGTTATAAGAGCAAATGCTATTTTTGGTTTAGCAACTGGCGTTAGTGAATTTATAGTTATTTTAGGAACATTTGTAGCAGTTTTTGCTGCTTCGATGGCGTTAGTTTGTGATGATTTAAAGAAAATCATCGCCTACTCAACACTTTCTCAGCTTGGATATATGTTTGTAGCTGCTGGACTTGGGGCTTACTGGGTAGGACTTTTTCACCTTACAACTCACGCATTTTTTAAATCTTTGCTATTTTTATGTGCTGGAAATATTATGCATGCTATGAATGATGATTTAAATATTAAAAAAATGGGTGGGCTTTATAAATTTATGAAACCAACGGCGATTCTTATGGGAATTGGCTCAGTTGCTTTGGTAGGATTTTATCCATTTGCTGGATTTTTCTCAAAAGATAAAATTTTAGAAGCTGCCTTTGGAAGTGAGTTTTACATCATCTGGGCGGTGCTTTTAGTTGGAGCTATGATGACAGCATTTTATAGTTTTAGGCTTATAATGCTAGTTTTCTTTGGTAAGGCTAAATTTAACCACTTGCCTAAAGAAGCTAGGAAATTTATGATTTATGCTCTTACTCCACTTGCTATTTTAGCAGTTATTGCTGGATGGTTTGAGAGTGAATTTCACGCTTTTGTGAGTAAGTCTTTGCCTGATTTTAGCTCTGGACTTGAAAAAGATAGTGTAACAAATCTTATAGTTATAACTCTTATTGTTATTACGCTTAGCTCGCTTTTAGCGATATTTGGTTATAAAAAAGGAATTTTTAAAGAAGGTGGAAAAATTTATAATTTATTAAAAAACGAATACTATTTGCCACAAATTTATGAGAGAATTTTTATAATACCTTACTATAAAATAGCCCAAATTTGTGCTAAAGCCGATAAGCAAGTTATAGATAGAAGTGTTGATATTATTGCTGTAATACTTAGAAATTTAGGAAATAAAGCTGATAGAATTTCAAATGGAGAGCTAAACAGTATGGTTAAATGGCTAGTTTTTGGATTTATTATACTTCTTTTAGTTGCTATTTTGGGGGTTTTATGATACTTAGTTTAGTTATTTTCTTTCCTTTGCTTGCTGGGCTTTTGGGCTTTTTTATTGATGAGAAAAATATCAAAATTTATGGAATTTTAGCAACTTGTATTGAGTTTTTTTTGGTTTTATTTGTATGGATAAGCTTTAGCGGAAATGGCTATGAATTTATTGAAGCTTCACCGCTCATACCAAGTCTTGGGATAAGTTACTTTTTAGGAGTTGATGGAATTTCATTAGTTCTTGTCCTAATGAGTGCATTTATGACGCTAGTTGGGCTAATAAGTGTTAATATAACAGAAAAAATAAAGCATCTTGTTATCTCGATTTTGTTTTTAGAGATGACTATGATGGGGGTATTTTTAAGTCTTGATGCGATTATGTTTTATGTGTTTTGGGAACTCTCGCTTATACCGATGCTTTATATTATTGGGGTTTGGGGAAGTGGGGATAAAATTTATGCCGCTGTTAAATTTTTCCTTTATACTTT
The sequence above is a segment of the Campylobacter corcagiensis genome. Coding sequences within it:
- a CDS encoding NAD(P)H-quinone oxidoreductase subunit 3; protein product: MSHMYFEHPYFGAFFMLIFAFGIFLSIIIFTKFIGDKFANKDGEKLKNALYESGPEGLKQPNRINSHFYLVAVLFVLFDVEIVLMFPWAVNFRFLGMFGFVEMILFILLLAFGFIYAWHKGALEWHSIK
- a CDS encoding NuoB/complex I 20 kDa subunit family protein, encoding MAFHKVDYTKENGLPVVLTTVDKLVQWGRSNSLWAVSYGLACCAIEMMAAGGGRYDFDRFGTIFRASVKHSEVMIIAGTLTKKHAEFTRRLYDAMPEPKWVISMGSCANTGGMFNTYSTVQGVDRIIPVDIYLPGCAPRPETLQYALMILQKKIRRQKPNRSQKPKRLV
- a CDS encoding NADH-quinone oxidoreductase subunit C is translated as MRDKFIKDRSLKNYYDDRFFVVKDSKKLEVEGSEFEAEILALKDAQILNSYIEFNTLVVFINKEQNLKALKALKEFGYECLSELSGVDFESDKGGIEVFYQLLSIEHKRRVRVKCFVKDGDFLESVCELYKSARWAERELYDMLGVLIKNHPNLKRILMPDDWYGHPLRKSYPLQGDERAKWYEIDKIFGREYRDEFGEENRDSSFVDSKDTFNFSRLYHETYYGEERPDKAYLQEYQEEGGVALVKHLKRDKFKNIKRQERK
- the nuoD gene encoding NADH dehydrogenase (quinone) subunit D translates to MTPTKLRPFFENIEFEKDGSHMVLNFGPQHPAAHGQLRLILELDGEKVIKADPHVGYMHRGMEKMAENMIYSEFIPVTDRIDYLASTGCNYGFALAVEKLCGIKIPRRAEVIRVILLELNRIAAHLLYIATQALDIGAMTVFLYAFREREYVLDAIEHYCGARLTHNAIKIGGVFTDLPDNYCNELLELCDKVLNGVKDYEIMLDKNRIWLLRTQGVGVITKDMALNWGCSGVTLRASGVQWDIRKEEPYSIYDELEFDVPYATSGDVYARFKCYIEEIRQSVRILRQCVKLYHESDTAILADNPEYVNPSKEQIMTQNYSLMQHFVLVTQGLKAPKGEIYQATETNKGEFGVYIYSTGDSKPYRVKLRAPSFWHCAIYEELLVGGYIADVSAIICSTNLIFGEVDR
- a CDS encoding NADH-ubiquinone oxidoreductase subunit E family protein translates to MKRYDLRHLGENFSIRMGEILKNSSYGEVSQFVFEVGDFSSVQRSAELVNALNSTLLNSIRFNRSDWIVTVKKGKV
- a CDS encoding NADH-quinone oxidoreductase subunit G, producing the protein MWIDGKAINCDESESILNVARKNGIYIPAICYLSGCSPTLACRLCMVEADGKVVYSCNAKAKDGLKITTNSPELNEARKAIMQTYCVNHPLECGVCDQSGECELQNMVFHMKVSEVPYAIKDSYKPVQKWGIVEYEPALCIVCERCVTVCKDKIGENRLKTVPRNADQLPKEYKDELPKDAYAVWNKFQKSLIGLASGKDYLECSQCGECAAVCPVGALTESHFTYTTNAWELTKIPSSNPHASDCELIYYEIKPTSIEDRTPKIYRVSNDFFFGEIDKAARFGYDFNNGFGVKDEIKFKSIVENIKNGTIKNIKFSSFITNEEARILELLSKKYGLNLVNDEAKKYQEFLNIFSDYSGMTLYSGDVDSIKEADFIVVAGSFLRYDAPNLSYKVNNALKINKASGYYFHPIEDSVVEGYSKNFKTITHKPNLDIEILLFILQKFGTNLPVWIADKLVYDEKEIKDLKEETTKMVEFSKFAEVLGVNEEEFDKLSKDKKTPVLIIGEDYIKSKNAPTLAKLLGYIQRFTSFKIIIIPPRTNSLGVAKICTISKPDTNKKTLGYNEKADFEFGVYEGLNAPSLNQQEGTFLNLDRRVVPINPALPYYGYELNDIAKALGLDAKHTIDYSENLGDEFKSVKFDDLENFYDNGGKNHRGYKLEPKKIVGVIDSEFDIENKALNLDSFIYLANPISQFSKFTARSSIGEVAYLYAGAKFLKDHGLEDKDIVEINGISLGVKLDSEIEGAYLPYFDDKIEVEKFFKTRYENLEIKRLKDE
- the nuoH gene encoding NADH-quinone oxidoreductase subunit NuoH, whose protein sequence is MSSTGFLIFETIIKAIVILAVIASLAGLGTYAERKVLAWMQRRVGPQMVGPLGLAQIVADMIKLATKEDLIPANANKLAFMLAPLISVTAAFVALAPVPFLPEFSMFGHTIHPILSDIGVGVLFVLAVSSTCIYGLIIGGLASYNKYSLIASMRAVLQLISFEVINGLSLIPIVMIVGSLSIIDIVNAQSGGIGAWFIWKQPICFIIFLIASFVECNRTPFCLTENDPEIIAGITTAYSGMRFGMFFIAEYANMITYSILMSLLFLGGFNSAWFVPGGVMMILKSSFFFFLFLWTRATFPHLRPDQLMSLCWKVLLPLSLAMIFITGLVLL
- the nuoI gene encoding NADH-quinone oxidoreductase subunit NuoI — encoded protein: MMAYIEVDKRDEIRTNSDRFKRFLKRTFSLELFIGLGHTFYQMIKKNNTHTFLYPLEKMEVDRRYRGVHNLMRMLESGSDRCIGCGLCAKICVSNCIDMDTYLDESERKVVGNYSINLGRCVYCGLCADVCPEIAIVHGGEYELASEQRAYYAFRDDLLTKSVREQSEFEGYGSLPKDADERVKLTPTAYIEVE
- a CDS encoding NADH-quinone oxidoreductase subunit J translates to MIELVAFLFFSILSVGLFSVSVFSTNILYAMSSLAGGMIFISGLFFLLGAEFLGVVQILVYVGAVVVLYSFSMMFFDANKLVKENKKGSKTIYTLAVFSALLLFVMVLAPVTTELSAELPIIEGAGNSDYLGKVVFTKYLIVFEISALMLLVAMIAGIVLVHKDMDKKGDAI
- the nuoK gene encoding NADH-quinone oxidoreductase subunit NuoK, yielding MSVGVNHYLFVAIVMFVLGLVGVMKRKNLLMLFFSSEIMLNAANLALVAISVHHKDLNAQAFALFVIVIAASELAVGLALLIRFYKKTGSIEIENLSKDAL
- the nuoL gene encoding NADH-quinone oxidoreductase subunit L; the protein is MINYILVALFAPLLSFIIAGIFKGKNLIIGIICSGLIVISAISSLFLLEIVRSEGAFEVLIKDFIYTGFINVDFSVLVDSVSVVMMVVVGIVASVVHIYSIGYMEKDDGFNRFFSYLGLFVFSMMILVMSDNFVGLFIGWEGVGLCSWLLIGFWYDKANNSWCANEAFIMNRVADLGMLLGIFLIFKYTGSVKYDVVFKMVPNLPSFVVVWMGIFLLIGAMGKSAQFPFHTWLADAMAGPTPVSALIHAATMVTAGVYLVIRANAIFGLATGVSEFIVILGTFVAVFAASMALVCDDLKKIIAYSTLSQLGYMFVAAGLGAYWVGLFHLTTHAFFKSLLFLCAGNIMHAMNDDLNIKKMGGLYKFMKPTAILMGIGSVALVGFYPFAGFFSKDKILEAAFGSEFYIIWAVLLVGAMMTAFYSFRLIMLVFFGKAKFNHLPKEARKFMIYALTPLAILAVIAGWFESEFHAFVSKSLPDFSSGLEKDSVTNLIVITLIVITLSSLLAIFGYKKGIFKEGGKIYNLLKNEYYLPQIYERIFIIPYYKIAQICAKADKQVIDRSVDIIAVILRNLGNKADRISNGELNSMVKWLVFGFIILLLVAILGVL